The DNA region GAAACAGGTAAGGTTGtggtggcaaggttgaatttttgAGATGGTTGGTTAGAtgttctggtggttgagggaggagtttctGAATTGGTATATATAGGTGTTGGCTGAGGGATAGAGGAAGCAATATGATGAATTTGTATAGAGGGAGCGAGAAAAACAGACTTACCAGAAGGTCCAGtcagaggtgctggaggtcttgatccggaGGATTCTCCTAGGTTTGCCTTCTTAGCTTGCTTCGCCTTCTCAGAGGGTCCTCGTGGTCGCTTCATGAAGTTTGGAGGCTCATCTAGCAGCTGGCTTATGTTGAAGTCTGAGATATCTACTCCTTGTTTTCTCAGATCATCTAAGTAATACAGGATtacctctggagggtcgatcTTTGAGAATAGATAGAGTCCATTTGGGATCTTCCTTTGATCTTTgagagcttcccaggaggtgtccagagtaggtttgGCCCTTACTTGATCCAaaatccccatgctcttcagatttttGGCATTTAGAGCTCTTCTAGTGTCGATCAtcacgtcttccatgagtctgaacTTTATCAGGTGGTCCACGAGACCGCTTTCAATCAGAACGTCGGAGATCAGgcttcccagagggatgtagtttctgggcttcatgttgtttcttgtatctcttacagagtctctgaggtacttgaagagaagtgctggaaggcagagcttcagacccttgtggatgcagtagaggatgcacttctggtctgtgttgatATAGTCTGAGGAGTTGGAAGttgggcgatgatggatggtgcccaagttgatcttcagccagactcggaggttctgatgtagctccttgttcttggagtGGTTGCCTTCAGGGTTCTGTATGAAGATAGTTGGATTAATCTCATGGGACAGATATTTTTccctaggattaatgttgtagatccttcttcctccatctttctccatgccCAAAAGCGCAACAATGGACTTCTCAGTGATCACCattttgactcccagaacataggagacgatgtagtgatcatcagcatcagcgaatctccagaattccttcactaGATTTGTGTAAACTAGACCATACAGACgttggaagtagtttccccaaccttgattcctgagttcttcagtgaggtcaaTACCATTTCTGCACATGTTGTCAAAGTCCACCAACGATTCACATAAGACTTCCAGTTTCTCAAATGGCGTTGCAAGattgatatgaggctcacgatcaagaatgtgaggcttTTTGTAGATGGGAGTTGAGACGACACCGGTAATCGTTGGGTTTGGGTTGCTTGAGCTTGGAGCTTGTTCGTTGGaatccatttgttgagagaagttgtacaCTGATTGTTATTGGGAATCCATGAATGTTGTTGATGAGATGGGTTGAAAATTGAGGAACTTGAAAGGATGCTGCAGGAATGCCTTGAGGGAGAGCTGAGCTTGCAGAGGGTTAAGAGtgcgtgagagtgaaaagtgtgcaatgtgtgaagagaggtgtttaaatacccaaattagggcgcatgcaaaacgacacacaaagcagagtttagcacaaaaaccaagtatgcacgtttagagggaaaatgattacagctcattaatgatgtctaatcccaacagtcagtacactgctcgaggagatctcaagggactgttccttgattactgctagacagatgtctagaagttccaaggtcagacgcaaggtactccacgtgtttgctctatttgatcttcaggaataccaacggattggttcctggagatttctaactcagatgacttctaacttggtaggagtatcagagtcagaggcaaAATCCACTTGGTTTACATCAGAATCTTATTATACAAgctcagaggcacattttattcagggcaattttgaatgttcagattctttaagaTAAAAAGGAATCTATCTTTAGCTAGGGGTTTggtaaagatgtcagcccattgatgatctgtatcaatgaatttcaataTTACTACacctttctgaacatagtctctaatgaaatgatgttttatttctatgtgcttagctctggagtgtaagataggattcttgcttaaacaaatggcagcaatattatcacagaagataggaatgttactctcaaagatttgcagatcctctaattgattcttcatccagagcatctgagtagtgcatagtgatgctaaaatgtattccgcttctgcagtagatagggctatggttgattgtcttttaCTGGCtcaggatatcagattctttcccaagagctgacaatttccagaggtactttttcgttccattctgtctcctgcgtaatctgcatcacaaaaaccagatagtctatactatgatgttttctcatacatcaggcccaggttaggagttcctttcagatatctgacaattctcttaactgctgttaaatgagattctctaggatctgattggaatctggcacagagacaaacactaaatagaatatcaggtcatgtagcagtcagatagagaagagagcaTATAATACCACGATAGTGCTTCTGAAAAACCTTTTGACTaacttcttccttttcaagaatgcaagtgGATGCATGAGTGTCTTGGCAGGTTTGCATTCAaccatttcaaatttctttagaatgtcttttatgtatttactttgatgaacgtaggtgacttctgaagcttgatgaatctgaattcctagaaagaactttagttcttgcattaggctcatttcgaattctgcctgcattagctcagagaattcttgacatacagaggcattagctgaaccaaaaatgatatcatcaacgtatatttggcatatcatgaggtcattattaatgtttttacaaaagagtgtagagttaacttttcctctaataaaatcatgttctagaagaaaattacttaatcgttcataccaagctctaggagcttgttttagtccatataaagatttcttaagtttaaaaacatgttctggacaatttgaattttcaaaacctgggggttggttgacatacacttcttctgatatataaccattaaggaatgcgctcttgacatccatttgatacagtttgatagaatgatttatagcgaatgagacaagtaagcgaatagattctaacctaGCGACTGaggcaaaggtttcattgtagttgtcacattacacgaaaaaccggtgggaaaacaaaacaacagagccgccaccgtgcgttatttatcccaaaggagggaaaggaaacgctcgaagtaaacctggaaaagacatggtctcgcgaccagagaaagatgggatcgggagtcggttatgcgaagggaaggtattagcacccctacgcatccgtcgtactcgacgggatccacgcacaaaagaaaggataaggttgctaaaactactcaaacaccacacaaggctggaaggaaacacaagaaagacaaaagaaactaactcggcaggatatcgcatcctgggcctacgtagtctgtcaggcacagacatcagagtcgacgtagttcgggacaggggagacgtgctcgctaggatgtcgcatcctatgcatacgtatcttctctaaccagagaagaatcagagcactcgtagctcggctaacgcacgccaaacaaaaccacacaggaaaccgactgccaatcgctggacttacgtcagactcaacacaaacaggcaaacatggaaaccgaaggccaatcgctggacttacatcagactccgaaccaacaaacacacacacaggaaaccgactgccaatcgctggacttacgtcagactccaacaagaaaacaagacacaggaaaccgactgccaatcgctggacttacgtcagactccaacaagaAAGCAAGACACcggaaaccgactgccaatcgctggacttacgtcagactccaaacacacacaaagggttgaaaaagaaaaagggcgcccggagagatcagctcatctcctgcctacgtacctcatatggtatgaggatcagggcgacgtagttcccctacacagggaaaaaggactagcctaaccagatacaaagggagacacaaactactagggagactacgactcgagcctagaagttgtcatgcatacgatccctatgttaaggttgctatctaacttgcacagggagcaagctatcctaaacagcacaggcaaatacatacaagcactcgaagcaagcacacacactatatgcaaacaattgggctcacacaaggttaggctgtgaaacacaagccaactggaatcgagtgtatttagctcttaaccctaacattgagagttagggtgaagcagatgaaatgggaagtgagggtaagacctcacagctcttatccctggcctgggagagcttcaaacaatgaaagtgtgggagttcagaaagtaggaactcttctccacatatgactgacacaacatggatcttggggttaatatccacaatgcatcaacacatggtgtgagcaaagtggatgacacactgaatagcaggagatgtattacacatctcttttatctgccaattgcctcgtaagaggacttttcctgcttggcacaaagataaacaaacacaagcattgcctcttaaggagggcttcagacaggtgcctgcccacacaacagggcaggtcttccagactacatgaagtcagagagttatacctcagtggttaagcaaccaagcaaagcaaaagcaagttcaaaagaactctaagcaacttaggtacctgaaaaaaatctaaaccaatcagtttacaagtcaaacaaacagacagacaacagtcGATCACACAATCAGACATATAGTCAAAGCATCAGacaacaatgtgcaagccacaaaccaatgggcacaacacaaataacttggcatcaacctacataacaacacaaggttagccaattatcaaccaattaatcaatccaaatgagtgaaccacttcaatcatggcaatgtgcttcttaacctaaaatccacaatccaaacagtgagtccaaaccactaggtcaaagcctagggtcaaaagagggtcaaacattcaaaacagaacatgaaatttaacatgaagcAACTTCATCCATTCAAGAACACAACTgaaaaggtcccatatcaatatcattaaccaaaagcatttcatgaaccaaacatggcaaggtatgcaaattgtgaccacattgtgacatcagaagaaataaatgcacattaaatcaaaaatgattcaaataatcttggaaaaattcatgagtaaacaggacatacaacatgatcatcacacaaaaaattagaggcattaGACATCATTAAGCATGGAAATCACATATCctaagtcaagacaagcacaacaagcacatgtgtgacacaaattgtcacaccaagttagcataggcataaaacatggatggatcatggtaaaagcctcaaaccaaatccaaaacaaCACTCAATATATCTAGAAATAGtatgcaaaatttcacattcattggataaggaacaagcatttcatgaccaaatgaagttcaaggcaatttggaagctcaaatgtgaccaaccagaatgaaaaatctcaattaaatccGAAATGATTCCAAAActtccaacaaaaatcatgagcaatcacaacatccataacatgcatcatacaaaatatcaggacaattggagatcatttggcatggaaaactcatcaatcaagttgaacatcacaaggtgtgacacaaattgtcacacctaacttagcatgatcataaaacagtcatggtaattgataaaaataccaaatcaacaccaaaatgtcaagcaaagtgtctagtttcatcatgcaaaatttcacattcattggataaaaatcaagcatttcacaaatgatatagcatggcaaggtcaagcaagcatacatgttcaaactccttagacaaaataatttccaggccaggcacaactttgaaattaatgatcataaaaaactagatagaATGAGGAACACAATGCAAAACATTGGAATAAATTTGGATTgattttcaaattgatatgatttttggaaattgaggaaaaaatgaaatggaaataTGAAGCACATGTGAAGAAACATGGGAGAAAAGGCAAGGCAATGTGAGAAATGCGCTCAACCGGTATCGAACCAAGGCCATATTTGAATTCACCAGCGCGCCAAATCAAAACGGCGTCGTATCAACAAGCAAACCCTAAGCGCGCACATGCAGGTTTCAAAAAATCCGCAGGTAACGCCTATGCGTTCCGTAGGTAACCGTATGCGTTTGGCAAAAAGTTTCGCAGGAAATTCCCCAGCAAAACTGGAAAAtgcatgaacatgatgaacacgatgaagatcttcatccagaTTTCCAGAATTTTTCCAAACGTACCAGAAACGCAAATCAAACACATCATTCAACTTATCATGCATCATACAACAAGAATCCAtgaatcattcatgcaaaaacatcagcaaacgcatggatcgaaggaattaaagtttatcatcaaaacttcaaatgcatGGATCTAACTCAATTCAACACCAAATCACTCCATTCAAAGCTCAGGTTTATCACCATTAAAAGATCTGCATGATAGGCATAACGAATTGCAAAATTAAAGAGGTcaaaaaacctacctcttgatgagcagcaACTGAAATCACGTGTTTCCAAGGTCCTTGATGTTCCACTTCTTCTCCAATATGCTTCTTGTAGTAGATGATGATGAAATGGAGGCTTGAATGCACACGAAGCTAGCTCACACTTCACTTGCCATGGATGCTTCACACCTTGAACATGAACTCGAATGCAATGATTTCCTCTGTTTCCACGTCCAAAAATGCTCAATAATACCTCAGGATGATGAAATGATCAATGGAAAGTGCTTGTGTTTGAAGATTTTTTGGAAAAAAGTGAGagaagaattttgagaatttgtgaaatctagatctagaattggtaattGTGATGCAATCAGTTATGATTGAGGCTATACagtccatgctaatcatgtttaggcaatggtttaagcaaatgcaaatgagattaggGACTTTGTGGTGTGAATGCAAAAATGGATTTTCATGCTCCATGCACCCCATGCACGTGATCAGTGCATGTTCAAGGCTTAAAATGACTTAAAAATATTCCATGCACATGTTTGAATTGGCttggtatgcatatgttcaaccaaaatgaatttatgaaatttttcccaaaaatcttcatgaatgaaccaatgccatgcaaatgagatttcatgccaaatgattgtatgcttggaaaatacatgttacaaggatcaatgtgcaaaaagaaccactcaaattggagttttggttgagaaattatgctcatttgaagtttgaaccacactttgccatgattgaaccatatctcctcaaccacacatgagaaatccatgatcttggactttttggaaatgggagagaaagatcttaaactttcatgttggacaaagtttcatttgaagctttcttgatgatgtaattttgagttgaagttggtcaaaaaccttttcatttttggaaagttcaaattacaggtcacctgctatttttggaaagtcttgatctgacttcaaatccttcaatgttgatgtttgaaatgtcatatgagacttgtttgaacatgaatgaggcatctctaaccatttcccacctccaaatccatagttgagctgacagttgacttctattgactttttagggtttcagatgatttgcacatggactgatgagttctgagccttcaatacttggccaaatcacttcaaaatgatccttgggttacatgaactcattgtaccaaccctaggaCTTTGATCTCATAGGAAATGCTCTTATAGccttgcacaactgaatctcctgaccagtcttgcctgatgacttgatgaactatgcaatgaacaatgcaatgttaatgacctaaaataaaaatgtatatacaaaatgggaggtgcaaatttgaggtgctacaactgcccctattcaatcaactgggaacctggACGGATGAGAGCAAAGGCTGTCAGAtcttcaaggtaaacagggattgaataccagaaaaccgtagaaatttgcactctgcgggaatgatacaggatatttgcaacagtaaccagacaatacgtttaccgacgactctactggggattttgatttttatcaaaggaaaggtacaaccaaacgtcaacggacgaaagggaaaaactcaacatttatcgacaccaacggagaggtgaccagacatcaacagatgactgggaaaactcgaccagacgtcaacggacgaaggggagaagctcgacgtttatcgacaccaacggagaggtgaatacttcactagggaaggaaaACAAAATATTTGCAACCGGAAACCcgacaggacgtttaccgacgactctactgggaaTCTCTGGCTGGGGActgaccagacatttaccgatgactggaaaaatactcgacgtttaccgacatcgaaatatgatgtttatcgacatcaaacaaaagacgaccagacatttaccgatgactgggctgata from Lathyrus oleraceus cultivar Zhongwan6 chromosome 1, CAAS_Psat_ZW6_1.0, whole genome shotgun sequence includes:
- the LOC127105243 gene encoding flocculation protein FLO11-like, yielding MEDVMIDTRRALNAKNLKSMGILDQVRAKPTLDTSWEALKDQRKIPNGLYLFSKIDPPEVILYYLDDLRKQGVDISDFNISQLLDEPPNFMKRPRGPSEKAKQAKKANLGESSGSRPPAPLTGPSGKSVFLAPSIQIHHIASSIPQPTPIYTNSETPPSTTRTSNQPSQKFNLATTTLPVSEAKMLNKITSPSSYSSPESPPYYNISTDTEPSDPPSPTLAQLQTRALASQQPTQSTPEPEVTSSPTAEPTTTTSDPPPSETIHAETQPPNSDIPPPNTSVEPQTPTLNLSPPTSPPQASDLENTLPTLEEAIMMFAEASVDKVKSFGGGLT